CACAGGCCCTCCAACAGCATTGGATGATCTTCTCTAGTCTTTTCCCAGAGATGGAGTCAGTGAAGACAGCTGCTGACAGAGACGGACGGAGATTATAGGCCACCACGGCGTAGAGCACGTACTGCCGCTCGCCTGAGTAAGGCGCCTCCTTGGTAGCCATTTGCCAGAGAGTGATGGCAAAGGAATAGATGTCAGCTTTGGGCGTTAGGGTCTCTCCTTTCAGGAGCTCTGGGGCTCGGTGGGTGTAGGTGCCCCCGAGGGGGTAAGGAGGAGTCTGGAAGCACAGCAGATCTTCCAGCTTCTCGGAGCAACCAAAGTCACCAATTTTGCAGACATCCTGCTCACTGATCAGAATGTTAGCCGGCTTCAGGTCCAAGTGTACGATGTTTTGCGAGTGAAGGAAAAGCAAGCCATTCACAATATCTAGGGAATACTTTAGACACTTTTCCAGATTTAGTTGCTCTCCGGCACAACAGTGAGGCTGCACGCCCTCCTCCTCGGGGCAGCTGGCGGCACCGTATATGGCTTGTTGTAACGTGACATTGCCACCAAACTCCATGATTATGGTGCCTAGGCTGTTAAAGCCCGCAGGCGTGCGTGTGCTGGCAGCCACCACCCGCACGATGTTATCGTGCCGAAGTCTTGCGATGTTGAGCTCAGCCCAGAAACTGCGCTGGGATGCCAGTCGGTTCTTGGTGCACTTGCTCACTTGCTTTATGGCCACCGGAACACCGTGGTAAGTCGCCTTGTACACAGAGCCAAACCCGCCAGCTCCCAGCCTCTGTAGGAGGCACACCTGTTCCCAGTCGATGGAGCACCAGGCCAGCCGGCGTGGTAGCCGTGGGGCCCTGGGGGGAGTGCCACCCAGGAAGAGCTTCCCTGCCTTACTTGGGAGCTCGGAAGGGCTGCTGCAGGGCCGCGAGTCAACCGAGGGAGAAAACGCACTGGGGAGGTAACTGCGCCTGGGAAGAGGCGAGGGCATCGCGCCTTCAAAGTGGACCCCAGAGTGGCTCaggtaagtgaaaagaaaagaaaaagggcccGCGAAAAAGGGAAGCATCGCTGACTACTCTGCTCCACCCAGcgtttttctcctcttccttcattttccccAAATGAGCCACATCTGTGCTGTTACTCAGCAAGGGTTTTTATCAGATGGGGGAAAGATCTGAATGAAGCACAACCCTCCTGTTTAGATGAAAACATTTCCCTTCAACACTTAAAGTGACTTCTTACAAAAGCAAGCTCTCCGCAATGAAGAGTTCGCCAGATAAACAGCACTGAGCTGCCCATGGACTCACCCCCCTTTTCCATTATTTCCTTAATTATAATAAAACCGACTTTTTTTCTTCAAGTGTCATCCACTGAACATGATCAGTCCTCAGACTAAAGAGACCACAATAGTGCAATGAAATTATTTCACACTTTGCAGGCTATAATGATTGTCAGTGTTATTCTCCAGCTGCATTAAATCACTTCCAGCAGTTATTGGCAGAAAGAGTTGAAATACGAACAGCTGACATTTGTTTAACCGATTACGGGGATAATTAGGTGCAACATTCATATATGGATAAAAAATTGTAACCTTAAAGTAATCGATCCAAATACAATCACTGATACAGGTCAAATCGTACACCTCCTAAGTTCATCAGGGGAAAGGAAAATTCTCTGACACTCCATTCAGCTTATATAGCAAATTAGCAAGACTTCTTAGCAACATATCGACTTCCTAACAATCCTGTTCCATGGCAGTTTGGCCCACCCAGTAAGCTCACTCACAAGAGAGATTCTAGACTTCACAGCAAATGAATTACAGAAGTTTTGAAACAgagttggggagaaaaaaagaacagattcaGATCCAGAGCTACGATCAGAGTTTCAAATAATAACAAAGATGAGAGAATCCTAGGAGaggaaaaatctgaataaaatggCACAGAATCACCACTGCCTATATATAATGTGGAAAACCAGATGTTGAAATTAAATCAGGGTTTTGCTGTCCAGCCATAGGttcttcctttctggtttttATAACAACAAACTCCCCACCTCCCACTAATTTTCATTCCATATCTTTGGGGGAAAGACCAATAATATTAATCTGTTGATTAAAAAACATAGGCAAGTGTTAGGATCtacgtctttaaaaaaatcaaatggtaaAGTTCTCTTCTGACTTAATTGTACTTAGAACACATAAGTGATGTTTAACCACATTTTTATGATGATAGGTCTATGCTTCTGAAATATATTGGTTCTGAGGAGATATGTGAATAAACACAAGCCATTTACATAAACCATTTGAAGTCTGTTGAGCCCTTGGGTAGGATTTCTAGTCTATACTACCCATCAGCCTTAGTATGTGATATTGTGTATAATATTTAACCtgtttgagcctcagtttttttcacttaagaaattAGGATAGTAACtattaagctttttaaattttggaataaaagTTGAGGAGCCCTGTACtaattaataacaacaaaagtctaaaaaatgcacactataaaatattttaatagaaaggCAGTTGaatcaaatcaaaatataaaaggatGACAGTGAAcagtaaaataagaaagtaaggaaattatATTCTACAGTAAGTCTATACTGCAAAATTTATTTAGTAGTCTTCACATAGTTGACATTATAACTTAGGTCTCTGAAACTGTTTTATGGTATTAGGAATGCTGTGAATGAGTGTTAGTCAAATAAGAGTAATAGAGTGCCATAACCTTTTTGGCAAAATGATGTGActtgttatctttatttttaagataagcGCATAGACAATTCATTTTCCAAAGGTTGATTTTATTCCTTATGTAACGTATAAGCTATTAATGAAAATGTGCTACTTTACATTCACAAGCTCCACGTTCATTATATTCATCATCTCCAATCTGCTCAAGGGTATTTCATTGAATATCCATTTTAAAACAGCCTCTGGGGCAGGATGGCCTGGGTTTCTTACtgtccctcagtttccttatctacaaGATCTGCAAAATCTGTGTACCTCAGGACTGCTGTCAGGATTGACAGAATTCCAGATACTTAGATCAGGACCTGATGAGTAATAATACCTAATTGCTAATTATATTTATGAGACTCCTTTAAAAAAGTGTATATGGGTTTATTCCAGTAAGAAACAGATTCGTTAGTATTGGTTTAAAATGTACCCTGCCAGGGCTGAAGTAACTAATTATAAACTAAACCAATCTAAAGTTTGActgttttttcctacttaaattttatttgaggTTAAAAATACAAGAGCATATTGCCTTGCTGTTATATACTAAAAATGCAGAGGGTTAACATTAATCTGATCAAATGCAATAATCTTGTCATCCCAAATAAAGGCAAAGAATAACATTTGTTGATAACATGGTAGGCTATCTACCCTATCTATCCACCCTGGAAGCGCaaataaaacaaaggagagaaagagactgggTGCAACCACTGACAGCAAAAGGCTCTCAGATTCTTAAAGGCTTTACATTTTCTGCCCCGCTTGGCAGCATTTCTGTTAAGAGCTACTTGGGTATCAGGCAAACAACAGCGTATTTATCACAAGCTGTGAGGGCGGACAGCAGAGTGAAAAGCACACTGAATTCGATTTCAATCGGAGAGACTGAGGAGCGCCGATTACGAATCTCGCCGCTCACGCAACGTTTCCCTTCCTAAAAGGCGTCAGCGCCGGTGGCCAGGCCGGTTCCTCGGGCTCCGAGGCAGCGCCGGCTACCCGCACCGCCTCCCTTCCTCGGCCCGGGGCTTGGGAGGGCCCTCTCCCCGCGCGGCTCGTGTGCAGGCAGCGGGAACGACGACGTCAGCACCTCCCCTGCACGACGTACGGTCCCACGGCCTCCCTGGCCCTGAAGTCAGTGCTCAGCCCCTCAGGCAGCGCGGCTGCGTCGGTCCCGGCCTGGCGCTTCCTGGGGTGCCGAGAAGCACGTGGACGAGGCCGTCACGCCCGAGGCGGCTCGCTGCCCAGGGTCAAGTGTGCGCCCCGTTGCtgtgtttccttccccttctgcatACACAGAATTTCGTTTTCATTTCAATTCAGAATCATCATGTAATCTTctggaagacatttttaaaaggccgTTAAACTCAAGGTCGTACCGACAACGCACACAGCCCCACTGATGACGACCACGTCGGAACGGCCACGGCCATTTCTGCGCATGCGCGCCCAGTGACCACGGCTTCCCAGCGATCTCAGGTTACAACCCAATTTCagaatgttaaaatgtgaaggaATAGACGTGTTGGAGTCGTTGAAGTGTTGCATTGCTGTTTACAAGCATGAATTAAGGTcgaaaattttgctttttttttttttttagaactaaagaactaattttttttagaacTAAAGAACTAATAAGTGAAGATATGTGCTTTACTAAAAATATAGAGtcaaacttgtaaaaaaaaattttttttaacctaagtgGGATTACACCGAGATTAttctgaagttttaattttatgctTAGTAATATATCATGGATTTGTTTCCGTGTCAGTACAGAAGCATGGAGAACTACTTtggtttttctaaaataatatggTCAGGGGCAGATCCAGGTTTTGTGGGGCTTAAAGCGTATAAACAGAGGgaccccttttaaaaaaagatttaataattaGATATGGAAGTgat
This genomic window from Ursus arctos isolate Adak ecotype North America unplaced genomic scaffold, UrsArc2.0 scaffold_6, whole genome shotgun sequence contains:
- the MOS gene encoding proto-oncogene serine/threonine-protein kinase mos, with product MPSPLPRRSYLPSAFSPSVDSRPCSSPSELPSKAGKLFLGGTPPRAPRLPRRLAWCSIDWEQVCLLQRLGAGGFGSVYKATYHGVPVAIKQVSKCTKNRLASQRSFWAELNIARLRHDNIVRVVAASTRTPAGFNSLGTIIMEFGGNVTLQQAIYGAASCPEEEGVQPHCCAGEQLNLEKCLKYSLDIVNGLLFLHSQNIVHLDLKPANILISEQDVCKIGDFGCSEKLEDLLCFQTPPYPLGGTYTHRAPELLKGETLTPKADIYSFAITLWQMATKEAPYSGERQYVLYAVVAYNLRPSLSAAVFTDSISGKRLEKIIQCCWRACALQRPSAELLLVDLNSLRAEFD